A genomic window from Candidatus Methylacidiphilum fumarolicum includes:
- a CDS encoding NADPH-dependent FMN reductase produces MIGIVVGTNRVGSKSRLVAAQLARIYSKLEQKVTIIDLGLMPKEAWSGTAFKKTPQSFLPIIRQTRDCQGLVFVFPEYNGSIPGPLKQYIDLLPRQEALEKKPVCLVGVTRGNFGTMRASMHLESILFYRRALIFPFSLYLPKIDELFDNKSFIEEANIQRKMMEQSKNFLEFIKRNHNACPF; encoded by the coding sequence ATGATTGGAATAGTAGTTGGTACAAATCGAGTAGGCAGTAAAAGTCGGCTTGTAGCTGCTCAACTGGCAAGGATTTATTCAAAACTAGAACAAAAAGTAACCATCATTGATTTAGGATTGATGCCTAAAGAAGCATGGTCAGGCACGGCTTTTAAAAAAACTCCTCAATCATTCCTCCCAATAATAAGGCAAACAAGAGACTGTCAAGGACTTGTCTTCGTTTTTCCTGAATATAACGGTAGTATTCCTGGTCCTTTAAAGCAGTACATTGACTTGCTGCCTCGCCAAGAGGCTCTCGAAAAAAAGCCTGTATGTCTGGTTGGGGTGACTCGCGGAAATTTTGGTACTATGAGAGCATCGATGCATTTAGAATCTATATTGTTCTATAGAAGAGCGTTGATTTTCCCTTTTTCGCTGTATCTGCCAAAGATTGATGAACTTTTTGATAATAAAAGTTTTATAGAAGAGGCAAATATACAAAGAAAAATGATGGAACAATCAAAGAATTTTCTAGAATTCATTAAAAGGAACCATAATGCATGTCCCTTTTAG
- a CDS encoding polyprenyl synthetase family protein, which translates to MDDKAMEIEAYIAKQQGIIESALRKYVTDKSKKPRILHEAIDYSLFSGGKRLRPILCLAGAHTVCMATDCALPMACAVECIHTYSLIHDDLPSMDNDDFRRGKPSLHKIYGEAMAILTGDALLALAFEIASLCSPLGSSYPLSTMIWELARAAGSRALVAGQVADLESEGKEIGLTQLRYIHCRKTAALITVALRLGAMSANADEKTLRLITKYGRSLGLAFQIIDDILDVTQTTEILGKSAGKDQKAKKATYPRIMGLEYSKKAAAYYTQKSLYYASALGENGKLLSELANYLLARKR; encoded by the coding sequence ATGGATGATAAGGCTATGGAAATCGAAGCTTATATTGCAAAACAGCAAGGGATCATTGAGTCGGCTTTAAGAAAATATGTTACGGACAAATCGAAGAAGCCTAGAATCCTTCATGAAGCTATAGACTATAGTTTGTTTTCTGGGGGTAAGCGGCTTCGGCCAATTCTTTGCTTAGCTGGGGCTCATACTGTTTGCATGGCAACTGACTGTGCCTTGCCTATGGCATGTGCTGTTGAATGCATTCATACCTATTCTTTAATTCATGATGATCTTCCCAGTATGGATAATGATGATTTTAGACGAGGCAAACCTTCCCTCCATAAAATATATGGAGAAGCTATGGCTATTCTTACTGGAGATGCCTTGCTGGCTCTTGCCTTTGAGATTGCCAGCTTATGCTCTCCGCTAGGATCTAGCTATCCATTATCCACGATGATTTGGGAGCTAGCGAGGGCTGCAGGCAGTCGTGCCTTAGTAGCTGGCCAAGTTGCTGACTTAGAATCCGAAGGCAAGGAAATCGGGTTGACCCAGCTTCGTTATATTCATTGTCGGAAAACAGCAGCGCTCATCACAGTGGCATTGAGATTAGGAGCAATGAGTGCCAATGCCGATGAAAAAACCTTGAGGCTAATAACAAAATATGGCAGATCGCTTGGATTGGCTTTCCAAATTATAGACGATATTTTAGATGTTACTCAAACCACTGAGATTCTGGGTAAGAGTGCTGGAAAAGATCAAAAAGCCAAAAAAGCTACTTACCCAAGAATTATGGGACTTGAGTATTCAAAAAAAGCGGCAGCCTACTATACCCAGAAATCTCTCTATTATGCCTCAGCCCTTGGAGAAAATGGGAAGCTCCTATCGGAGTTAGCTAATTATTTGCTGGCAAGAAAAAGATAA
- a CDS encoding lipoate--protein ligase family protein — protein MKHPQQSWSLIIEGPFHGEFNMALDEAYLDFVSTPLLRIYQFLEPMLSIGYFQKWKEVSPDTKFVRRYTGGGAVQHGKDCVYALIVPKDHSFCKIAATDTYFSIHRAIGVGISKLGLETTLYGGEKKQEGAFCFQKPVKHDLMWGAEKIAGAAQRRNRKGLLHQGSIKLPKGIFFDEMLRAIVRGFEETFGIHFQQDKISQSVWSLAKELEIKKYKTEEWNYMR, from the coding sequence ATGAAGCATCCACAACAAAGCTGGAGCTTGATTATCGAAGGGCCTTTTCATGGGGAATTCAATATGGCCCTTGACGAAGCCTATCTGGATTTTGTTTCTACCCCGCTGTTGCGGATATACCAGTTTTTAGAACCAATGCTATCGATTGGCTATTTCCAAAAATGGAAAGAAGTTTCTCCTGATACAAAATTTGTCCGCCGTTATACTGGCGGAGGCGCCGTCCAACATGGAAAAGATTGTGTCTATGCTTTGATTGTTCCTAAAGATCATTCTTTCTGTAAGATTGCTGCCACAGATACCTATTTTTCTATCCATAGGGCAATTGGAGTGGGAATAAGTAAGTTAGGATTGGAAACCACCCTTTATGGTGGGGAAAAGAAACAGGAAGGTGCTTTTTGTTTTCAGAAACCTGTTAAACATGATTTGATGTGGGGAGCGGAGAAAATTGCAGGGGCAGCGCAAAGAAGAAATCGCAAGGGATTGCTTCATCAAGGAAGCATTAAGCTCCCTAAAGGCATTTTCTTTGATGAAATGCTTAGAGCAATTGTCAGAGGTTTTGAAGAGACTTTTGGCATTCATTTCCAACAAGATAAAATCTCTCAATCGGTATGGTCTTTGGCTAAAGAACTCGAAATAAAAAAGTATAAAACCGAAGAGTGGAATTATATGCGTTAA
- the tnpA gene encoding IS200/IS605 family transposase → MTGQVRLHLLHHCVYALHYHLVLVTKYRRKTLTRPMLDRLRAIAEMRWEGWGGQLLECNGESDHVHLLVALPPNLGLSRFLNHLKTTSSRLLRREFATTVARFYRKAVLWSHSYCVITCGGAPLTVLKQYIERQKTPE, encoded by the coding sequence ATGACAGGTCAAGTGCGTTTGCACCTTCTGCATCACTGCGTTTACGCGCTGCACTACCATTTAGTTCTTGTCACAAAATACCGCCGCAAGACGCTCACCCGCCCCATGCTTGACCGGTTGCGTGCTATTGCGGAAATGCGCTGGGAGGGATGGGGCGGACAGCTGCTTGAGTGCAACGGAGAATCTGACCACGTTCACTTGCTGGTTGCGTTGCCACCAAATCTTGGACTCAGCCGCTTCCTGAACCATCTCAAGACAACTTCTTCCAGGCTTCTCCGCAGAGAGTTTGCCACAACGGTCGCCCGTTTCTATCGTAAGGCAGTTCTTTGGAGCCATTCCTACTGCGTTATCACGTGCGGGGGCGCCCCATTAACCGTCCTCAAACAGTACATCGAACGGCAGAAAACGCCGGAATAG
- a CDS encoding transposase, with protein MRCRPAREHGCGAEAFDLGTERFLTSARLEPEKSEPDVSEVANPRHLRKALKKLRKLGRTISRKMEAAIRKHGKRKGFRISKRLRKQYELLARMHAKVANVRKDFLHKQSAAMVRRSGLLITEELEPKRMTASARGSRKKPGKRVRQKAGLNREMLDASFGAFGAMVGYKAEEAGIG; from the coding sequence ATGCGCTGCCGGCCGGCGCGGGAGCATGGCTGTGGAGCCGAGGCTTTCGACCTGGGCACGGAGCGGTTCCTGACCAGCGCCAGGTTGGAGCCGGAAAAGAGCGAGCCGGACGTTTCCGAGGTCGCCAATCCGCGCCATCTGCGCAAGGCGCTTAAGAAGCTCAGGAAGCTCGGACGGACGATCTCCCGCAAGATGGAGGCGGCGATCCGCAAGCACGGGAAACGGAAGGGATTTCGCATTTCCAAGAGGTTGCGCAAGCAGTACGAGCTGCTCGCCCGGATGCACGCCAAGGTGGCGAACGTCAGGAAGGATTTCCTGCACAAGCAGAGCGCCGCGATGGTGAGACGCAGCGGACTGTTGATCACGGAGGAGCTGGAGCCGAAAAGGATGACGGCTTCGGCCCGGGGCAGCCGGAAAAAGCCCGGGAAACGTGTGCGGCAAAAAGCCGGGCTGAATCGAGAGATGTTGGACGCATCGTTCGGAGCTTTCGGGGCGATGGTCGGATACAAAGCGGAAGAGGCTGGTATCGGATAG
- a CDS encoding helix-turn-helix domain-containing protein: MMIASPAGLPVLGPVERKVTYRLYPSKTVRDELLRTRWVHCFLWNLALEERRRAWKEEKRRIGFAEQCDGSPSSVPAARFSPRSTLNPPR; this comes from the coding sequence ATGATGATCGCATCACCCGCTGGTCTTCCCGTTCTGGGCCCGGTCGAGCGCAAGGTCACCTACCGGCTCTATCCATCCAAGACCGTCCGGGATGAGCTTTTGCGGACTCGCTGGGTCCATTGCTTTCTCTGGAACCTAGCTTTGGAGGAGCGCAGGCGGGCGTGGAAGGAGGAAAAGCGGCGTATCGGTTTCGCCGAGCAGTGCGATGGCTCACCGAGCTCCGTTCCCGCAGCGCGCTTCTCGCCTCGATCAACGCTCAATCCGCCCAGGTAA
- a CDS encoding PhoH family protein has product MNHSEIISFENGRFVHELFANEIKNVRLLEERFGVKVTTRDGWLRIDGAPDNVRKTRKVIDQLQDARDQGLEIGKKDFHNAMEFVEKDNGVALSDLQKSKLETSTKRPPVIPRTLNQKKYIEAIKEHELVFGLGPAGTGKTFLAVAAALAAFRDEEIKKIILTRPAVEAGEELGFLPGELEEKIFPYLRPLYDALEEMLDPEELRKMLEKGIIELAPLAFMRGRTLSGSFIILDEAQNTTAEQMLMFLTRLGQRSRCVITGDPTQVDLPKHRSSGLFEAISALKSVSGICFCEFDEKDVVRHKLVRDIVEAYRIHRSNCKETK; this is encoded by the coding sequence ATGAATCATTCAGAGATTATTTCATTTGAAAACGGTCGATTTGTTCATGAACTTTTTGCCAATGAAATTAAAAATGTTCGTCTTTTGGAAGAACGTTTTGGAGTCAAGGTAACTACAAGGGATGGCTGGCTACGGATTGATGGGGCACCTGACAATGTACGAAAAACCAGGAAAGTTATAGATCAATTGCAGGATGCTCGAGATCAAGGTTTGGAAATTGGGAAAAAAGATTTTCATAATGCTATGGAATTTGTGGAGAAAGATAACGGTGTTGCGCTCAGTGATTTGCAAAAATCTAAATTAGAAACATCGACGAAAAGACCTCCGGTTATACCGAGAACCTTGAATCAAAAAAAATACATTGAGGCTATTAAAGAACATGAACTTGTTTTTGGATTGGGACCTGCTGGGACAGGTAAAACCTTCTTGGCAGTGGCAGCTGCATTAGCTGCTTTTAGGGATGAAGAGATCAAAAAAATTATATTAACTCGTCCTGCAGTGGAAGCTGGAGAAGAGCTTGGGTTTCTTCCTGGAGAACTAGAAGAAAAAATATTCCCTTATTTGCGCCCCTTATATGATGCTCTAGAAGAGATGCTTGATCCAGAAGAACTAAGGAAAATGCTTGAAAAAGGAATCATAGAATTGGCGCCTCTGGCCTTTATGCGTGGCAGGACATTGAGTGGCAGTTTTATCATTCTGGATGAAGCTCAAAATACAACGGCCGAACAGATGCTCATGTTTTTAACGCGTTTAGGGCAGAGGTCTCGCTGTGTTATTACGGGGGATCCGACCCAAGTCGATCTTCCAAAGCATAGGAGTTCTGGCTTGTTTGAGGCAATCAGCGCTTTAAAATCAGTTTCAGGAATCTGTTTTTGTGAGTTTGACGAAAAGGATGTTGTCAGGCATAAGCTTGTCAGGGATATTGTAGAAGCCTATAGGATCCATAGGTCGAATTGTAAGGAAACCAAATGA
- the ybeY gene encoding rRNA maturation RNase YbeY, translating into MPKEINFPQKLFFVLLSSKEMSEVHARFFNDPTPTDVISFDYGEILICPFIAEKEANARAIPVIKEVLLYGIHGMLHLCGLDDQTEEDRQKMEWMQSSILESVWIKLNAA; encoded by the coding sequence ATGCCTAAGGAAATAAATTTTCCACAAAAGCTTTTCTTTGTCCTTTTATCTTCAAAAGAAATGAGTGAGGTGCATGCCCGCTTTTTTAATGATCCTACTCCTACCGATGTCATTAGTTTTGATTACGGCGAAATTTTAATTTGTCCATTCATTGCAGAGAAGGAAGCCAATGCTAGGGCTATTCCTGTAATAAAAGAGGTTTTGCTCTATGGCATTCATGGGATGCTACATCTTTGTGGATTAGATGATCAGACAGAGGAGGATCGACAGAAAATGGAGTGGATGCAATCAAGCATTCTTGAATCTGTATGGATAAAATTAAATGCAGCTTGA
- a CDS encoding HD family phosphohydrolase: MKPLFEQLIARLKGNRPERKRKIFVIPKWENRLETNEPIRIAIFLFFIFFCIVLGLFATGHVTYSLVFLSLILTSCTAMVLNLSLPKIFYSNSKLLLVFAVIAINLLIAKSVYVWSIHQPGLESRAIYFYVSTAVAPLLVTALINVHAGVIVVVLSSVFISLLVNPSIPLLASNLLSGIVGVYFIQRICQRRDILKAGIAVGLTSLVCAVGFGIINGGDTDVLIQQAFLSIGIGLFTAVLVNTLLPVLEEIFQLNTDFTWLELSDLNHPLLRRLATEAPGTYHHSLMVANIAEAAANAIGENGSLCRVMAYFHDIGKVVNPQYFVENQGADNPHTRLTPSMSALIIISHIKDGVDLALEHHLRRPIIDAIQQHHGTSLVYYFYRKALQNIEDCKMGVKLLKMGEEDVPELDESRFRYPGPKPQTKEIGILMLADSIESASRCLEKPSLKDIEQLVEDIVSQKLQDHQLDECPLSMKEITEIKHSFIFSLKTILHTRIHYPKSPKNVEKSTDSDPESSERSVLTLAKAKEGVEIGTGFNA, encoded by the coding sequence ATGAAACCGTTATTTGAGCAGCTTATTGCCCGGTTGAAAGGAAATCGACCAGAAAGGAAAAGAAAAATTTTTGTAATCCCGAAATGGGAAAATCGTCTTGAAACAAACGAGCCGATCCGTATTGCGATTTTTCTTTTTTTTATTTTCTTTTGCATCGTCTTGGGCCTTTTCGCTACCGGTCATGTGACCTATTCGCTAGTTTTCCTTTCTTTGATCCTGACAAGTTGTACCGCAATGGTGTTGAATTTAAGTCTCCCAAAGATATTCTATAGTAATTCGAAGCTGCTACTTGTCTTTGCCGTTATTGCCATTAATTTGTTAATTGCTAAGTCTGTCTATGTATGGTCCATTCATCAGCCAGGCTTGGAGTCGAGAGCCATCTATTTTTATGTTTCCACTGCTGTAGCTCCCCTGTTAGTGACAGCCTTGATAAATGTTCATGCGGGAGTGATTGTCGTAGTGCTTTCCAGTGTCTTTATTTCTCTGCTTGTCAATCCGAGTATTCCTCTTTTAGCTAGTAACCTTTTGTCTGGCATTGTTGGGGTCTATTTTATACAGAGAATTTGTCAACGAAGGGATATTTTAAAAGCAGGGATTGCGGTGGGATTGACGAGTCTTGTTTGCGCTGTTGGCTTTGGAATTATTAATGGGGGGGATACTGATGTGCTGATTCAACAAGCCTTTTTGAGCATCGGAATAGGACTTTTTACTGCTGTATTGGTCAACACGCTTTTGCCAGTTCTGGAAGAGATTTTCCAACTGAATACCGATTTTACATGGCTGGAATTGTCGGATTTGAATCATCCATTACTGCGCAGACTAGCAACAGAGGCACCTGGGACTTACCATCATAGTTTAATGGTTGCCAATATTGCTGAAGCGGCTGCTAATGCAATTGGAGAAAATGGGAGTCTTTGTAGAGTAATGGCTTATTTTCATGATATTGGTAAGGTAGTAAACCCCCAATATTTTGTAGAAAATCAGGGTGCTGATAATCCCCACACCCGACTGACTCCTTCCATGAGTGCCCTTATTATTATTTCCCATATTAAGGATGGAGTGGATCTTGCTTTAGAACATCATTTAAGAAGACCTATTATTGATGCCATCCAACAGCATCATGGGACATCTTTGGTTTATTATTTCTATAGAAAAGCGTTGCAGAATATAGAGGATTGTAAGATGGGGGTCAAGCTTCTGAAAATGGGTGAGGAAGATGTTCCGGAGCTAGATGAATCACGGTTTAGGTATCCTGGCCCTAAGCCCCAGACAAAGGAAATAGGGATATTGATGTTAGCGGATTCTATTGAAAGTGCTTCTCGGTGCTTAGAAAAGCCAAGCCTTAAGGATATTGAACAGTTAGTTGAAGATATCGTCTCTCAAAAACTCCAAGATCATCAGCTTGACGAATGCCCACTGAGTATGAAAGAAATTACTGAAATCAAACATAGCTTTATTTTTTCGTTAAAAACGATTTTACATACACGCATTCATTATCCAAAAAGTCCGAAAAACGTTGAAAAATCAACTGATAGTGATCCAGAATCTTCAGAAAGAAGTGTCCTTACCCTTGCCAAAGCTAAGGAAGGGGTGGAAATTGGCACTGGGTTTAATGCCTAA
- the recO gene encoding DNA repair protein RecO, with product MKKESNHILSTTGIAFRKYPYSESSSILYWISSLGCIKTLAKGARKTGKSSFAPIDLFYECELTFYVPKISDLYLLKEYQIIDPMLGLRKDWATFLCSTYFIELVVQTAEERTPIPECYTLLQKALAFIQKKPVSLKVIDRYEERLLSIHGLEGGKIEQLMGQASGGGKKLWETRKRLVDSLGL from the coding sequence ATGAAAAAAGAATCAAACCACATTCTATCCACAACAGGTATCGCTTTTAGAAAGTATCCTTACTCAGAAAGTAGTTCGATCCTCTATTGGATTAGTAGTTTAGGATGCATTAAAACATTGGCTAAAGGCGCCCGAAAGACAGGGAAGTCTTCTTTTGCTCCCATTGATCTTTTTTATGAATGTGAACTGACTTTCTATGTTCCGAAAATAAGCGATCTCTATTTATTAAAAGAATATCAGATTATAGATCCAATGCTAGGGTTAAGAAAAGATTGGGCGACTTTTCTTTGTTCAACTTATTTTATCGAACTGGTGGTTCAGACTGCGGAGGAACGAACGCCCATACCAGAATGTTACACGCTTCTTCAAAAGGCCTTGGCCTTTATTCAAAAAAAGCCTGTTTCTTTAAAAGTCATAGATCGTTATGAAGAGAGGCTTTTAAGTATTCATGGGTTAGAGGGTGGAAAAATCGAACAACTGATGGGGCAGGCGTCAGGGGGAGGAAAAAAATTATGGGAAACAAGGAAAAGGCTTGTTGATTCTCTGGGCTTGTAA
- a CDS encoding AMP-binding protein produces the protein MDWIGREWIPSSQGALLLIYAATLEDIEYLEKNAPRKLVIAVGETGIQDCKQLLERGYLCLEKINKEEAVQWLKEKIELGELIAIILRLTEEPQGTVSVIPQFVLDIIETTQSMRIPVWIDSFWNHFLTHSDSKPITRRILVGSPKSPNDTGWDWLRKSFYDLSAQALSMHSELEESIGWQAVYYLKERKNLPIFIDGYSQKTLTGKVLLGIALKVASWISRNVHEQRVGVLLPIGAGAVIVNLGVVFAGKIPVNFNLTVGSAMNLVSIEKSKVKTVFTAKMIKEKLQDFPWPQRTIEIESLLQSFSKLSLFFHIFLADHLSTKALTTLWGVPKVGGNREAILLFTSGSFGEPKGVPLSHKNILANIAQIKSILSTIPIKKLLGALPIFHSFGSTTCLWWPILGGPQTVTYVNPLEIDKLASLIEQYQIDLLITTPTFLRQYLKKVPPEKIRSLKIVIVGSEKLQRQLAADFESKFGIPVCEGYGTTEAAPVISSNVVDPFQPPGSIANTKRNKPGSVGQLSAGMSIRIFDQETRKELPLSARGILSFKGANIFNGYLDDPLRTAASFQEGWYLSADIGTLDNEGFIFIEDRASRFSKIGGEMVPHGTIEEALRKSLSQTHGEEIEMAIVGIPDLKKGEALALLINKQVHNWQIRKYLLAQGFSRLWIPKQVIFLESLPKTPLGKIDYLRCRLIAANKAIYADDQSSPKESMDQEEDQSSQG, from the coding sequence ATGGACTGGATTGGTAGGGAATGGATTCCATCGTCTCAAGGGGCTCTGCTTTTAATCTACGCTGCAACTTTAGAAGACATTGAGTATCTTGAAAAAAATGCTCCTCGAAAGCTTGTCATTGCTGTGGGAGAAACAGGGATACAAGATTGCAAACAGCTGCTCGAAAGAGGGTATTTATGCTTAGAAAAAATCAATAAAGAAGAGGCTGTTCAATGGCTAAAAGAGAAAATCGAATTGGGGGAACTAATCGCTATAATCCTTCGATTGACAGAAGAGCCGCAAGGAACTGTTTCAGTCATTCCACAGTTTGTTTTGGACATTATCGAAACAACACAATCCATGCGTATTCCAGTCTGGATCGATTCTTTCTGGAATCATTTTTTAACTCATTCGGATTCAAAACCTATTACGCGTCGCATCCTTGTTGGCTCACCTAAGTCTCCAAATGATACAGGATGGGATTGGCTAAGAAAAAGTTTCTATGATCTTTCCGCTCAAGCTTTGTCCATGCATTCAGAACTGGAAGAAAGCATTGGTTGGCAAGCTGTTTATTATCTTAAAGAGAGAAAAAACCTCCCTATATTCATCGATGGTTATAGCCAAAAAACGCTTACAGGAAAGGTCCTTTTGGGAATAGCTTTAAAAGTCGCAAGTTGGATTTCCAGAAATGTCCATGAACAACGAGTAGGTGTCCTTTTGCCGATCGGAGCAGGTGCAGTTATTGTCAATTTAGGGGTCGTTTTTGCTGGAAAAATTCCTGTAAACTTCAATTTAACAGTTGGATCAGCAATGAATCTCGTTTCGATCGAAAAGTCCAAGGTTAAAACGGTCTTCACAGCCAAAATGATCAAAGAGAAACTTCAGGACTTCCCTTGGCCTCAAAGGACCATCGAAATAGAAAGCCTTCTTCAATCCTTTTCAAAGCTTTCTCTTTTCTTTCATATTTTCTTGGCTGATCATTTGTCCACGAAAGCTCTTACCACTCTTTGGGGTGTTCCCAAAGTGGGGGGGAATAGAGAAGCAATTTTACTTTTTACAAGCGGCTCTTTCGGAGAGCCCAAAGGAGTCCCTTTATCCCATAAAAATATTTTGGCTAATATTGCTCAGATCAAATCCATTCTTTCGACTATTCCGATTAAAAAATTACTTGGTGCCCTTCCTATTTTTCATAGCTTTGGTTCAACGACCTGTCTCTGGTGGCCGATATTAGGGGGTCCTCAGACAGTTACTTACGTCAATCCCCTGGAAATAGACAAATTAGCAAGCCTCATTGAACAGTACCAAATTGATCTTCTTATTACTACGCCTACCTTCTTGCGGCAGTATCTTAAAAAAGTTCCTCCGGAGAAAATTCGGAGTCTTAAAATCGTTATTGTGGGATCAGAAAAACTTCAAAGGCAGCTTGCAGCTGATTTTGAGTCGAAATTTGGAATTCCTGTTTGTGAAGGATATGGGACGACAGAAGCCGCTCCTGTGATTAGTTCCAATGTGGTTGATCCTTTCCAGCCCCCTGGTTCAATTGCTAACACCAAACGAAACAAACCCGGAAGCGTCGGTCAGCTTTCAGCTGGAATGTCTATTCGGATATTTGACCAAGAAACACGAAAGGAATTACCGCTTTCAGCCAGAGGAATATTAAGCTTTAAAGGTGCTAATATTTTTAATGGTTATTTGGATGATCCATTGCGTACAGCTGCTTCCTTTCAAGAAGGTTGGTATTTAAGCGCCGATATCGGGACATTGGATAACGAAGGGTTTATTTTTATTGAAGACCGAGCCAGCCGATTTTCTAAGATTGGTGGAGAAATGGTCCCTCATGGTACCATTGAAGAAGCTTTAAGAAAAAGCTTGTCGCAAACCCATGGAGAAGAAATTGAAATGGCAATCGTTGGGATTCCCGACCTCAAAAAAGGTGAAGCACTAGCCTTACTGATTAACAAGCAGGTCCATAATTGGCAAATTAGAAAATATCTTCTTGCCCAGGGTTTTTCAAGGCTTTGGATCCCAAAACAAGTTATTTTCTTGGAATCCCTTCCAAAAACTCCTCTTGGAAAAATAGATTATCTTCGATGCCGGCTGATTGCTGCCAATAAAGCAATCTATGCAGATGACCAGTCCAGCCCAAAAGAAAGCATGGATCAAGAGGAGGATCAATCTAGTCAAGGATGA
- a CDS encoding FKBP-type peptidyl-prolyl cis-trans isomerase, translated as MLFFVGALISFSGRSLLFGQDDFFAAKPFHESDSEKIVTTPSGLKYIDYTVGSGNPVAPGKRITLNYVGKLEDGKIFDSSLSRGKPFSFVLGVSRMIKGWEEGVSTMKEGGKRRLIIPPDLGYGTEGVEDVIPPNATLIFDIEVLKVE; from the coding sequence ATGCTATTTTTTGTTGGAGCTCTAATTTCATTTTCAGGCCGTAGCCTACTATTTGGCCAGGATGATTTTTTCGCTGCAAAACCCTTTCACGAATCAGATTCTGAAAAAATCGTTACGACCCCATCCGGCCTCAAATATATCGATTATACTGTTGGATCGGGCAATCCCGTAGCTCCAGGAAAAAGAATTACTCTAAACTATGTGGGAAAGCTAGAAGATGGCAAGATTTTTGATAGCTCTCTTTCCAGGGGCAAACCGTTTAGCTTTGTTCTTGGCGTGAGTCGAATGATTAAAGGCTGGGAAGAAGGGGTTTCCACAATGAAAGAGGGAGGGAAAAGGCGATTGATTATACCTCCAGATTTAGGTTATGGGACTGAAGGAGTAGAAGATGTCATTCCTCCAAATGCCACTTTGATTTTTGATATAGAAGTATTGAAAGTAGAATAA
- the ald gene encoding alanine dehydrogenase, giving the protein MRIGIPKEIKEGENRVSLSPACVRSLVESGHTVLVELDAGRESGFTNEEYLKAGALLVSAEEAWGSDLVVKVKEPLGTEYRFFRKSMILFTFLHLAANRRLTEALLEKEVTAIAYETLKLPDGTLPLLIPMSEIAGRVAIQHAARILERNHGGMGILLGGVPGVEPARVAIVGGGTVGTNALKMALGLGADLTVFDICLKKLRLLDDLFGGKIKTIMANPYTIEERISSFDLLIGAVLNPGAKSPKVISKQMIEKMRPGSVVMDISIDQGGCIETIDKPTTHDNPTFIKSGIIHYAVANIPAAVPRTATYALTNATFYWINLLANHGLIATKYDPAIKTAINTIRGELTCKAVAEAFGMPWSPIEKFL; this is encoded by the coding sequence ATGCGGATTGGAATTCCAAAAGAAATCAAAGAAGGGGAAAATAGAGTCTCTCTTAGTCCAGCCTGTGTAAGAAGCTTAGTGGAATCTGGTCATACGGTTTTAGTGGAGTTGGATGCAGGCCGTGAGAGTGGATTTACAAATGAAGAATACCTTAAAGCGGGGGCTTTGCTGGTATCGGCAGAGGAGGCATGGGGTAGCGATCTGGTGGTTAAAGTCAAGGAGCCTCTAGGAACTGAATATCGTTTTTTCAGAAAAAGCATGATTCTGTTTACCTTTTTGCATCTCGCTGCTAATCGTCGACTCACCGAAGCCTTACTAGAAAAAGAGGTTACAGCCATCGCTTATGAAACCCTTAAGCTGCCAGATGGAACTTTACCACTTCTTATTCCAATGAGTGAAATTGCAGGAAGAGTGGCAATACAACATGCTGCTCGGATTCTGGAAAGAAACCATGGAGGTATGGGCATTCTTTTGGGCGGGGTGCCGGGGGTTGAGCCAGCACGAGTCGCTATTGTAGGAGGGGGAACGGTTGGGACAAATGCCTTAAAAATGGCCTTGGGTCTTGGCGCTGATCTTACAGTTTTTGATATTTGCCTTAAAAAATTACGTCTATTAGATGACCTCTTTGGAGGAAAGATTAAAACAATTATGGCCAATCCTTACACTATCGAAGAAAGGATCAGTTCGTTTGATCTCTTGATTGGCGCAGTGTTAAATCCTGGCGCGAAATCTCCCAAAGTGATTAGCAAGCAGATGATTGAAAAAATGCGACCAGGCAGTGTGGTCATGGATATCTCGATCGATCAGGGAGGCTGTATTGAAACTATCGATAAACCTACGACCCATGACAATCCAACTTTTATAAAATCTGGAATCATCCATTATGCTGTAGCTAATATTCCGGCAGCTGTCCCTAGAACAGCCACCTATGCTCTAACAAACGCCACATTCTATTGGATCAACCTTTTAGCCAATCATGGATTGATAGCTACCAAGTATGATCCAGCGATTAAAACAGCCATCAACACGATAAGAGGCGAACTAACTTGTAAAGCCGTAGCCGAGGCCTTTGGCATGCCTTGGAGTCCCATTGAGAAATTTCTCTAA